The sequence ttttttatttaaaaataaacctaaccaaaaccatattaaaaaaaagcaaaaatatggATTTAcccaaaaaaataaaccaaataaataggaattactaaaaaaaaattaaaaagtaaaaatgtGGATCTATTTATAAAATGATTTATTGaagaaattaatataaaaataaattaaagaattAACAGAGGCAATATTCGATCTGTTAAGAAAATAAACCAAGAAAATGGgaagaattaaaaattataattaaattGATTTAGCCaaagaaataaacccaaaaaatgtGGATTTATTGAGCAGAATAAACAAAAAGAAAGTGGATTTATtactaaaataaatatatatggatttattaataaaataaaccaaaaccagtgatttattaataaaataaacaaaaatatggGTGTATTAATAAAATAAACCAATAAATATGgatttattaataaaataatcCAAAGAAAATGTACTTATTACATAAAATGAACCAAAAAATAAGAATTTATTatataaaacaaaccaaaaccatggATTTATTACTAAAATAAACGACAGCCGTGggtttattattaaaaataaactaaaaaacgTGGATTTATtcctaaaaacaaaccaaagaacaGAACTGTGACCTCTGAAGTGGATCACTGTCCCCTGAGCTGGGAAATTCCATCCGTGGCACAAGACCCGGAGCTCGAATGACTCCGACAGGacggagccagcccagagccgcTCCCGagggtttatttttatttcatttttattttattttcctttttttaagctGTTTTATGACTGTTTTTTTGTGGTATTTGTTACATCCTTTGTACTATAATTTGATAAATTTCCGTCTCGTTTATCCCCAAAGTTTAAAGGGATCGTCCGGGGTAAAGTTTTGTTTATGAGGAATATTTTTGGGGGAgaagtttaaataaattaaaattaaaatttaaattaaaaaaaaaataaataaccctCAGAGAATGGAAGAAACCTTTTCCCTTTGCAGCACTTTAACGCCGATTAACGGGAGAAAATCCGGGGTGGAAAACGCAAATAAAATTTGTTTATTAACCGCGACTTTGGTGCACTTTGGGtcattctgggtttttttgggctCAAATTTGGGAATTCGCACTCCAATCGGATCCTCCCGCTGGATTTGGGtgtcccaaacccccccaaaaaatttgggaccctgtcccctcccaccacCTCGAATTTCagggccccgccccctcccaaaTTTGGGAGTGTTTTCCCTCCTCCCatcgcccctcccccccccggctttttctgctccttcccctcctcccctccccccccccccccccccccaattttgGTCCTCCcgcccgccagggggcgctgctgCGCCTCACCCCCATGAAATGGCGGCCCGGAAGTCGGCCATGTTGCCCTAGTGCATGACGAGAGCTGTAGTCCCATTAATCATCACCACTTCCGGCCACGTCCTTCCGATGCATCATGGGAATTGAAGTTCAAATTTCGAGGCAAAACCGGAAGTGGCGTGGCGGCCATGTTTCCTCCGCGGCATCCTGGGAGCTGTAGTTTTTAAGTAGCAGCGGAAGCACGGCCATGTTTGCGCCCGATgcgtgctgggagctgtagttTAGCGTGGTAAACAACCCGGGCGCGGTCTCGGCCTCGCACGCTCGGTTTTACTGGTCCGGACTGGGCGTTACTGGTCCGGACTGGAGGCAGCTGCTCGCCCCGCCCCCCGTGACATCACCCACACAGAGGCATCATGGGTAGGTGGCCATGTTTACTGAGGGACGGTCATGCCCATGTCCACGGGGcgtccaggtgtccccaggtgtccccaaatgtccatGGAGGGTCCCCAGGTGTCCTAGGTGAGTCCCCAGCTGTCCTGGCAGGTCCTCAGCTGTGTTAGGTGTCCCCAAACGTCCACTGGAGGGTCCTCAGGTGTCTCCAGGTGTGTCCCGAAATGTCCATTGGACAGTTCCCAGGTGTCCATTGGAAGGTCTTcagctgtcccaggtgtgttcagGTTTCCCAGGTGAGCTCAGCAGCGTCGGTCAGAGTCAGGATATTTCAGTTTGAGTCCCCGTTTGAACTCCCGGAAGCGCTGCCGGTTGAGGCCCAGCTCGGCCTCATGCCCCTCATGGAACCTCAGGTGTgtcaggtgtgtcccagctgtCACCAGCTGTCCCCGGTGTTTATGAGGGGTtcccaggtgtgttcaggtgtcccaggtgagctCAGCAGCGTCGGTCAGAGTCAGGATATTTCAGTTTGAGTCCCCGTTTGAACTCCCGGAAGCGCTGCCGGTTGAGGCCCAGCTCGGCCTCATGCCCCTCATGGAACCTCAGGTGTgtcaggtgtgtcccagctgtCACCAGCTGTCCCCGGTGTTTATGAGGGGTtcccaggtgtgttcaggtgtcccaggtgagctCAGCAGCGTCGTTCAGAGTCAGGATATTTCAGTTTGAGTCCCCGTTTGAACTCCCGGAAGCGCTGCCGGTTGCGGCCCAGCTCAGCCTCGCGCCCCGCGTGGAACCCGCCCGGCTCCTTCCAGCCCCGGTGGGTGACCCAGGCCCCGTCCAGCACTGCGAACCGGAACCCGGCCACGTGCAGCTCGCAGGCCTGGGGAGGGGGCAACGGGGGGTCACACCCAGACCCTCACAGACCCCCCCAAGCACCCAGAGACCCCCTCAGACCCCACAGAGCAGCACCCCCAACCTCCGTGGCCAACCCATGGTCACCCCATGACCCCCAAGACCACCCCACGGCCACCATGACCCCCCCAAGGCCACTATGCCCACCCCATGACCCCCaagcccccccaaaacccctcccactccccatttccccccgttCCCCACCTGGCTGATGCAGTTGaagcccccccagacccccaaagcccccccatttcccccccagacCCCCATTTCCCCCGTTCCCCACCTGGCTGATGCGGTTGAAGCCGTACTGCAGGAAGCCCTCGTCGAAGGGCGGCACGCCGTGGGCAGGGGCCACGTAGAACGGCTCCCAGGGGTCCCTCCAGGGCGCCTCGTAGGCCACGCGCAGCCGGGGGGCGCCCGGGGGGCCCGGGGGCAGCGCCCGCCAGCGGCCGAAGGCGGTGGGGGCCTGGCAGCGCGGGCACAGCGCCCCATAGAACGGCCGGGCCTCGCCCGCGccccacagctgcagcagctccgccTTGGAGCCGGGGCgcggccccgagccccgcagCTCGAAGGCCGGGAGCACAAAGAGGGTCCGGGCCCAGGGGGGGGCGCCAGCGGGGGCCTGGGGGGCGCCGGGGGCGTGGGGGGCACTCGGGGTGTTCGGGGCGCTGGGATCACTCTGGGCACTGGGGTCATGTGGGGCATGGGGGGCACTCAAGGCTTTGGGGTCATTCTGGGCTTTTGGGTCACTCAAAGCTTTGGGGTCACTCGGGTCATTGTGGTCACTCCAGGTTTTGGGGTCACTCAGGGTTTTGGGGGCGTTCAGAGcattggggtcactcagggttTTGGGGTCACTCAGGGCGTTGTGGTCACTCCAGGTGTTGGTGTCATTCTGGGCATTGGGGTCACTCTGGATGTTGGGGTCACTCAGGCCATTGGGGACACCCGAGGTGTTGGAGACCCCCAGCCCTCCAGAAGCCCCcaaaattttggggttcccaaaatccccttgaaaccccaaactgccctgaatATTCAAAGTTTTGGggttccccaaatccccctgagtcCTCAAAACCCCCCAAGACCCTGGAGCTTTggggtccccctgtcccccccagcTTTTGGGCTCCTGTCCCCCCCAGTTCTGGGGTTCCCGTCCCCAGTTCCGGGGGTCCCGTCCCCAGTTTTGGGGGTCCCGTCCCCAGTTTTGGGGGTCCAGCCCCCCGCCCCGCAGCAGCTCCAGGAACCCCTCGCGCAGCCCCGGGCTCGGCTCCACGTCCGCGTCCACCACGAGAACGAAGCGCTGCCAGAATTGGGGCGGGGGTCTCGGCCCgggcccgccgcccgccgcgccctGCCAGGCCACGTTGCGGAGCAGATTGCCGGGGTACGGCGCCCCCAGAGCGTAACTGGGGGGGTCGGCGGCCGCCAGCCGGGCCAGCGCCCCCCGGCACCCCCCGCGCCACGGCTGGGGAGGGGGCGCTGCCGGGATTCGGGGCGGGGGTCGCGCCGCCCCCTGCACCACCTGCAGCCGGAGCCGCCCCCTCAGCGCCCGGCACGGCCCCGCCAGGACCccgagcagctcctggagcccccCCCGGGGCTCCCCAAACACGGCCAGGGACAGCGGCCCCTCCCAGGACCCCTCCCCTTTTTGGAGACCCCcgcccagcgccgccgccgcccgcccgggggTCCCGTGCGCCGCCAGCACCAGctcggggcggggggcgcgggcccAGCCCGGGGGGCGCCCAGAACGTCCCAGAAGACCCGGAACGAGCCCGAGGCGTCCAGGACCCCCCGAGGGGGGCGGGAAttggggcggggggcgcgggaatgggaatggtggggagggggcggcAGCGAGCGCAGGTAGAGGGTCTGCAGCAgggccagagcccccaggagccACGCACAGCCCCCCAAAACACGGGCACGGGTCATGGGGGGCACTGGGaaaggggactgggttatactgggagggactgggatatactgggttatactgggttatactgggaaaggggactgggttatactgggttatactgggctATACTGGGGAGCGCAGGTAGAGGGTCTGCAGCAgggccagagcccccaggagccACGCACAGACCCCCCAAAACCGGGCACGGgtcatgggggcactgggatatactgggttatactgggagggactgggggggactgggagagggGATCTGGgggactgggggttactgggaggctGCTGGGCCATACTGGGGCTTACTGGAGGATTCCGGGGGTCGCTGGGGCCGGCGCGCAGCCGGGACCAGTCCGGCATGCTGGGTAGGGGTCTGGACCCAATTCCGGTGGGATCGGGACCAGTTTGGGGTTACTGGTCCCAGTTTGGGGTCGCCGGTCCCAGTTTGaggatggggaagggtctgggtGCAGTTCCGGGGGGTTGCCGGTCCCGGTTTGGGGTCGCCGGTCCCAGTTTGGGGTCGCCGGtcccagtttggggtcactgggaccaGTCCGGGACTCACCGC is a genomic window of Melospiza melodia melodia isolate bMelMel2 unplaced genomic scaffold, bMelMel2.pri scaffold_291, whole genome shotgun sequence containing:
- the B4GAT1 gene encoding beta-1,4-glucuronyltransferase 1 → MPDWSRLRAGPSDPRNPPVSPNPLPALAAAPSPPFPFPRPPPQFPPPSGGPGRLGLVPGLLGRSGRPPGWARAPRPELVLAAHGTPGRAAAALGGGLQKGEGSWEGPLSLAVFGEPRGGLQELLGVLAGPCRALRGRLRLQVVQGAARPPPRIPAAPPPQPWRGGCRGALARLAAADPPSYALGAPYPGNLLRNVAWQGAAGGGPGPRPPPQFWQRFVLVVDADVEPSPGLREGFLELLRGGGLDPQNWGRDPQNWGRDPRNWGREPQNWGGQEPKSWGGQGDPKAPGSWGVLRTQGDLGNPKTLNIQGSLGFQGDFGNPKILGASGGLGVSNTSGVPNGLSDPNIQSDPNAQNDTNTWSDHNALSDPKTLSDPNALNAPKTLSDPKTWSDHNDPSDPKALSDPKAQNDPKALSAPHAPHDPSAQSDPSAPNTPSAPHAPGAPQAPAGAPPWARTLFVLPAFELRGSGPRPGSKAELLQLWGAGEARPFYGALCPRCQAPTAFGRWRALPPGPPGAPRLRVAYEAPWRDPWEPFYVAPAHGVPPFDEGFLQYGFNRISQACELHVAGFRFAVLDGAWVTHRGWKEPGGFHAGREAELGRNRQRFREFKRGLKLKYPDSERRC